The Candidatus Manganitrophus noduliformans genome includes a window with the following:
- the prcB gene encoding proteasome subunit beta, which produces MTEFRFHDPGSSFYQLLTSQHPQLLPSLPGILPSEKKDLSQMVPHGTTVLALRYADGIVMAGDRMATEGYAVSERRIEKVHNADKYSAIAIAGAAGPCLEMTRLFRIELEHYEKLEGAELSMDGKANKLAQMIKGNLPMAVQGLVVIPIYAGYDARRGVGRIFKYDIAGGQYEEIEYYAIGSGGRDARGTLKKIYKEDLDQERAIQVALEALYDAAEADVATGGPDLIRGIFPTMKVINAQGITDIPDEKIKGLLERMMQRQGGG; this is translated from the coding sequence GTGACCGAGTTCCGATTCCACGACCCGGGTTCCAGCTTCTATCAGTTACTCACCTCGCAACATCCTCAACTTCTACCCTCGCTTCCAGGAATTCTTCCTTCTGAAAAAAAAGATCTCTCTCAGATGGTTCCCCATGGAACGACCGTCCTGGCCTTGCGTTATGCGGACGGAATCGTCATGGCCGGCGACCGAATGGCGACGGAAGGTTATGCCGTCTCGGAGCGCCGCATCGAGAAGGTGCATAATGCGGACAAATATTCGGCCATCGCGATTGCCGGCGCGGCCGGTCCCTGTCTGGAGATGACCCGTCTCTTCCGGATTGAATTGGAACACTATGAGAAGCTGGAAGGGGCCGAGCTCTCCATGGACGGCAAGGCGAATAAACTTGCGCAGATGATCAAGGGAAATCTCCCGATGGCCGTACAGGGGCTGGTCGTGATTCCGATCTACGCAGGATATGACGCCAGACGCGGGGTCGGCCGAATCTTTAAATATGATATCGCGGGAGGGCAGTACGAAGAGATAGAATACTACGCCATCGGCTCGGGCGGGAGAGACGCTCGGGGAACGTTGAAAAAAATTTATAAGGAAGATCTCGACCAGGAGAGAGCGATTCAAGTCGCGCTGGAGGCGTTGTATGATGCGGCGGAGGCGGATGTCGCCACAGGAGGACCCGATCTCATCCGTGGAATTTTCCCCACGATGAAAGTGATCAACGCACAAGGCATTACCGATATTCCGGATGAAAAGATAAAAGGGCTTCTAGAGCGGATGATGCAGCGACAAGGGGGAGGATAA
- the thiS gene encoding sulfur carrier protein ThiS, producing MQVVVNGTRQDVPPGMNLSQLLDRLKVQPERVAVEVNLKIIHRQRYNQVPLNEGDQIEIIGFVGGGSSCR from the coding sequence ATGCAGGTTGTTGTCAACGGAACCCGGCAAGACGTCCCGCCGGGCATGAATCTTTCCCAGCTTCTTGATCGACTCAAGGTACAGCCGGAGCGTGTTGCAGTCGAAGTAAATTTGAAGATCATTCATCGTCAGCGGTACAATCAGGTCCCATTAAATGAAGGAGACCAGATTGAGATCATCGGTTTTGTGGGAGGGGGAAGTTCATGCCGATAG
- a CDS encoding TPM domain-containing protein: MKKAEDFFSADEKEQIRQAVARAESRSAGEIVPMVVDQSGHYIQFALTGAIFFTFFVAVIWMTVQPRVTAPQILLIEFFTFWVAFFLIQRVNLIWSWLVPEALKDRVVRRRAEEAFYSNRLHETREKSGVLILLSLMEHRVQILADAGIHQRVPPETWETLVQQIASGVKEGHPFEALRGAIEACGQLLAEHFPRRPDDTDELSNQLRVGE, translated from the coding sequence ATGAAAAAAGCGGAAGATTTTTTTTCAGCGGATGAGAAGGAGCAGATTCGGCAGGCGGTGGCTCGGGCAGAGAGCCGCTCTGCGGGTGAGATCGTTCCGATGGTGGTCGACCAGAGCGGGCATTACATCCAGTTTGCATTGACCGGCGCGATCTTTTTTACTTTTTTTGTGGCGGTGATTTGGATGACGGTTCAGCCGCGGGTGACGGCGCCGCAGATTCTGCTCATCGAGTTTTTTACCTTTTGGGTCGCTTTCTTTTTGATCCAACGGGTAAACCTGATCTGGTCGTGGCTGGTTCCGGAGGCCTTGAAAGACCGGGTTGTCCGGCGGCGGGCGGAGGAGGCTTTTTATTCAAATCGGCTTCATGAGACGCGGGAGAAGAGCGGCGTGTTGATCCTTCTCTCCTTGATGGAGCACCGGGTTCAGATCCTGGCCGATGCTGGCATCCACCAGCGGGTTCCGCCGGAGACCTGGGAGACGCTGGTGCAGCAGATCGCGTCCGGCGTAAAAGAAGGACATCCTTTCGAGGCGCTGCGCGGCGCGATCGAGGCGTGCGGCCAATTGCTGGCGGAGCATTTCCCGAGAAGACCGGACGATACCGACGAGCTGTCGAACCAATTGCGGGTCGGAGAATAG
- a CDS encoding YCF48-related protein, whose translation MNRQTLLLGSTLCVGLFLSGCGGSPSPPTPPGHPPPERPPASDTEPPRLLSHSPEPDQKEISPDSSVQIAFNEPIDASRLADHIRITASSGETAVIEVACESPCTQILITPQTPLRFNMSYMVVVDQVGDLHGNTLASPISWSFTTQPTPPTSDATPPRLLSISPHNGATGVDEGTFITLTFDEGIDPNRMNNTTFRVTLQGETTPVLGTYGCDPACTVVTFSPAVRLLLNGIYRIEVTTEITDLAGNRLAAPYLGQFVTRPRPLPPPSPWRKEMGNRFNQHLYRTDAISSDRAWAVGERGLIVATSDAGASWRLQESGTSLPLYGIDFIDAQIGFAVGGDPAGSNSFANAILKTADGGQTWEGKTLPPLPGILKAVHFIEGKNGWAVGGGGTIIATQNGGESWSLQQSGVTSELTAVDFVDADYGWATGPGRVLLKTDDGGTRWTPQFTFSSPIRQIDFIDRNRGWAVGDAGALFETVDGGTRWTPISATTANLTGIRMATATQGWAVGDRGTLLRFDGTGWTTVPSGTTISLKGVAPSGENAAWGVGDYGMVTFASSQETPRVQNPTNTSEVYGPFFIDSRTGWTVGSNARIFRTQDGGATWSQQVRDWRRDIRWTHISNPARLCNKNPDGSWAEDPATALCIRTSSIHLYHVFFLTPLKGWAVGQPSLILSTEDGGLTWTEQNVDPYAEDCYQCAKAGVYLRQVQFADENNGWAVGRYRTIYKTTDGGRTWRLLSNNWRYTTVDGTCTTPGGATLPRMGGHLFGLSVNPADPNDLFVAGGCCAPCNPEAIIAHTTDGGLTWDLRTSVVWDARVENRITASDRLLPEVGRFHAFQMIGNVGWAAGRGGVLMRTEDRGATWTRVPTGTSLTINNLFFINQEKGWLAGWMGTLLETGDGGKSWRRVSAGTRNDLFGIHFVNDRQGWISGSGDLILATGN comes from the coding sequence ATGAACAGACAAACCCTTCTCCTTGGCTCAACCCTTTGCGTCGGACTTTTCCTCTCCGGTTGCGGCGGATCACCATCCCCTCCCACTCCTCCCGGTCATCCCCCGCCCGAACGGCCCCCCGCAAGCGATACCGAGCCCCCTCGGCTTCTCTCCCACTCTCCGGAGCCCGACCAAAAAGAGATCTCCCCCGATTCCTCGGTCCAAATTGCTTTTAATGAGCCGATCGATGCAAGCCGGCTGGCCGATCACATCCGGATCACCGCTTCCTCCGGAGAGACCGCCGTCATCGAAGTGGCATGCGAAAGTCCCTGCACCCAAATCCTCATCACCCCACAAACACCGCTCCGGTTCAATATGAGCTATATGGTGGTCGTCGATCAGGTCGGCGATCTTCATGGAAATACCCTCGCCTCACCGATCAGTTGGTCCTTCACCACACAACCGACTCCGCCAACATCGGATGCCACCCCGCCCCGCCTTTTGTCGATCTCCCCTCACAACGGGGCGACCGGGGTAGATGAGGGAACCTTCATCACACTGACCTTTGACGAAGGAATCGACCCCAACCGGATGAACAACACCACTTTCAGAGTCACTTTACAGGGAGAGACCACCCCGGTTCTGGGCACTTACGGCTGTGATCCCGCCTGCACCGTCGTCACCTTCTCCCCGGCCGTTCGACTCCTTCTCAATGGGATTTATCGGATAGAGGTCACTACCGAGATCACCGATCTCGCTGGCAATCGCCTGGCCGCCCCCTATCTGGGCCAATTCGTCACCCGACCCCGGCCGCTCCCGCCCCCCTCCCCGTGGAGGAAAGAGATGGGGAATCGATTCAACCAGCATCTCTACCGGACCGATGCCATTTCTTCCGACCGCGCCTGGGCCGTCGGAGAACGTGGTCTGATCGTCGCCACCTCCGATGCCGGAGCGAGCTGGCGCCTTCAGGAGAGCGGAACATCCTTGCCGCTGTATGGAATCGACTTCATCGATGCTCAAATCGGCTTCGCCGTCGGAGGTGATCCGGCGGGATCGAATTCGTTTGCCAATGCCATTTTAAAAACCGCCGACGGCGGGCAGACATGGGAAGGGAAAACGCTCCCGCCGCTCCCGGGGATATTGAAGGCGGTCCACTTCATCGAGGGGAAAAACGGTTGGGCCGTGGGAGGAGGCGGGACGATCATCGCCACGCAAAACGGCGGGGAAAGCTGGTCCCTTCAGCAGAGCGGCGTCACCTCGGAGTTGACCGCGGTCGATTTTGTCGATGCCGATTACGGCTGGGCAACAGGACCGGGAAGGGTCCTCCTGAAGACCGACGACGGCGGGACCCGATGGACCCCCCAATTTACCTTTTCCTCTCCGATCCGGCAGATCGACTTCATCGATCGGAACCGGGGATGGGCCGTCGGCGACGCGGGCGCGCTGTTCGAAACCGTCGACGGGGGAACACGTTGGACACCGATCTCCGCCACGACGGCGAACCTGACCGGCATTCGGATGGCGACCGCCACACAGGGTTGGGCCGTCGGCGACCGAGGAACGCTTCTTCGCTTCGACGGGACCGGTTGGACGACTGTCCCTTCCGGAACAACGATCTCACTCAAGGGGGTCGCCCCCTCCGGCGAAAATGCCGCCTGGGGGGTCGGTGATTACGGGATGGTGACCTTCGCCTCATCCCAAGAAACGCCGCGCGTTCAAAACCCGACCAATACCTCCGAGGTTTATGGACCTTTCTTCATCGATTCGAGAACCGGATGGACGGTCGGGAGCAACGCCCGGATCTTCCGCACGCAAGATGGGGGGGCGACTTGGTCGCAACAGGTACGAGATTGGAGGCGCGACATCCGCTGGACCCACATTTCCAATCCGGCCCGCCTCTGCAATAAAAATCCCGACGGCAGCTGGGCGGAAGATCCGGCGACCGCCCTCTGCATCCGAACAAGCAGCATCCATCTTTATCACGTCTTTTTTCTGACGCCGCTCAAAGGATGGGCGGTCGGTCAGCCGAGCCTGATTCTCTCCACCGAGGATGGCGGCCTCACCTGGACCGAGCAGAACGTCGATCCCTATGCGGAGGATTGCTACCAGTGCGCCAAGGCGGGGGTCTACCTCCGGCAGGTCCAATTCGCCGACGAGAACAACGGCTGGGCCGTCGGACGCTACCGGACGATTTACAAAACCACCGACGGCGGCAGGACTTGGCGGCTCCTCTCGAACAACTGGCGGTATACGACGGTCGACGGCACCTGCACCACCCCCGGCGGCGCCACCCTGCCGAGGATGGGAGGGCATCTCTTCGGTCTCTCGGTGAACCCCGCCGATCCCAACGACCTCTTCGTCGCCGGCGGCTGCTGCGCCCCGTGCAACCCCGAAGCGATCATCGCCCACACAACCGACGGAGGACTCACCTGGGATCTCCGAACCTCGGTGGTGTGGGACGCAAGGGTGGAAAACAGGATCACCGCCTCGGACCGGCTTCTCCCCGAAGTGGGCCGATTTCATGCTTTTCAGATGATCGGAAATGTCGGCTGGGCCGCCGGGCGGGGCGGCGTGTTGATGCGGACGGAGGACCGGGGAGCGACCTGGACCCGGGTCCCGACCGGCACGTCACTGACGATCAACAATCTCTTTTTCATCAATCAAGAAAAAGGATGGCTGGCCGGATGGATGGGGACTCTTCTCGAGACCGGCGACGGGGGAAAAAGCTGGCGGCGGGTTTCGGCCGGAACGCGGAACGATCTCTTCGGGATTCACTTCGTGAACGATCGGCAGGGGTGGATCTCCGGATCGGGAGACTTGATCTTAGCGACCGGGAACTGA
- a CDS encoding ubiquitin-like protein Pup, with product MAKQDKKREKKKESDKKEEAVAANPEVVDKGKKIKEDLDKLMDEIDDVLEENAEEFVKNYVQKGGE from the coding sequence ATGGCTAAGCAGGACAAGAAAAGAGAGAAGAAGAAGGAGTCGGACAAGAAAGAGGAGGCGGTTGCGGCCAACCCGGAGGTTGTCGATAAGGGAAAAAAGATCAAGGAAGACCTGGATAAGCTCATGGATGAAATCGACGATGTTTTGGAGGAAAACGCAGAAGAGTTTGTTAAAAATTATGTTCAAAAGGGAGGAGAATAG
- a CDS encoding response regulator — protein MKQRKPEGAILIGEDHPDTLQILKVVLESEGYRVDTVSDSETVLAKATRNKPLLILLDMMLPKIGGVEVCRRLKHDLSTAHIPVVIITAKSDHEARAGAMAAGADAYVLKPFDPADLVERVNKIFDRIALAPLPQST, from the coding sequence ATGAAACAGAGGAAACCGGAAGGAGCAATCCTCATCGGAGAGGATCACCCTGATACTCTCCAGATCTTAAAAGTGGTTCTTGAGTCGGAGGGATACCGGGTCGACACCGTTTCCGACAGCGAAACCGTTTTGGCGAAAGCGACCCGCAATAAGCCGCTGCTTATTCTGCTCGATATGATGTTGCCTAAAATCGGCGGCGTGGAGGTTTGTCGTCGGCTGAAACACGATCTTTCCACCGCGCATATCCCGGTGGTCATTATTACGGCGAAATCGGACCACGAGGCGAGGGCCGGGGCGATGGCGGCGGGAGCGGATGCATACGTGCTGAAGCCGTTTGATCCAGCCGACCTTGTCGAAAGGGTGAATAAGATCTTCGACCGGATCGCTCTTGCTCCGCTGCCTCAATCTACTTAA
- a CDS encoding TPM domain-containing protein — MLRLCLTAILLIFVVAASSASALNVPALQGRVNDHARLLSPEQAAALEEKLRAYEAKTTNQIALLTVPSLEGEASEDFSVRAAREWELGQEKRNNGVLIFIAAEERGIRIEVGYGLEGALTDAQSSIIIRNIMIPAFREGDFNRGIDAGVDAIQAAIAGEFTAPETSSPRRSRDDSNEVFSLGLILLILFSSFLSYLPLPVTGLAGGIIGGVVGSFLVGSIFLPALAGVFLGILLPLLFRGTGGGPGRGIGGRAYRGTGWGTGRGWGGGRGGFGGGGFSGGGGSFGGGGASGRW; from the coding sequence ATGCTCAGATTGTGTTTGACGGCAATCCTCCTGATCTTCGTGGTTGCCGCTTCCTCCGCCTCGGCCCTGAACGTTCCCGCCCTGCAGGGCCGCGTCAATGATCACGCCCGCCTTTTAAGTCCGGAACAAGCCGCCGCCTTGGAGGAAAAACTCCGTGCTTACGAAGCGAAGACGACCAATCAGATCGCGCTTCTGACAGTGCCGAGCTTGGAGGGGGAGGCATCGGAGGATTTTTCGGTCCGGGCGGCCCGCGAGTGGGAGCTCGGCCAGGAGAAGCGAAACAACGGGGTCTTGATCTTTATTGCAGCCGAGGAGCGGGGGATCCGGATCGAGGTCGGCTACGGCCTGGAGGGGGCGTTGACCGACGCGCAGAGCAGCATCATTATCCGCAACATCATGATCCCCGCCTTTCGTGAGGGAGATTTCAATCGGGGAATCGATGCGGGGGTCGATGCGATTCAGGCCGCGATCGCCGGCGAGTTCACGGCGCCGGAGACCTCTTCCCCGCGCCGTTCCCGAGACGACTCCAATGAGGTCTTCTCGCTCGGCCTGATTCTCCTGATTCTTTTTTCCTCGTTTCTCTCTTACCTCCCTTTGCCGGTTACCGGATTGGCCGGCGGGATCATCGGAGGGGTGGTGGGGTCATTTCTAGTCGGGTCGATCTTCCTGCCGGCGCTGGCCGGTGTTTTTCTCGGCATTCTGCTCCCGCTCCTTTTTCGGGGGACGGGGGGCGGGCCGGGAAGAGGGATCGGCGGGAGAGCCTATCGGGGAACCGGATGGGGGACCGGAAGAGGGTGGGGCGGCGGCAGGGGCGGTTTCGGAGGGGGAGGTTTCTCCGGCGGCGGGGGGAGTTTCGGGGGGGGAGGCGCGTCGGGACGATGGTGA
- a CDS encoding thiazole synthase has product MPIDRPLVVGNHEFRSRLIVGTGKYASFEETKKAIEASGADCVTVAVRRVNIIDRSQENLLDYIDPKVYKILPNTAGCYTAEEAVRTARLARSAGISDMVKLEVIGDPKTLFPDNEALLEATRILVKEGFTVLPYTNDDPIMAKKLQEAGAAVVMPLAAPIGSGLGVRNPYNIRIILETISVPIIVDAGVGTASDAAIAMELGCDGVLMNTAIAGAENPIQMAEAMNYAVRAGRLAYLAGRIPKKLYAQASSPVEGMIE; this is encoded by the coding sequence ATGCCGATAGACCGACCTTTGGTCGTAGGAAATCACGAGTTCCGATCCCGTCTGATCGTGGGGACCGGGAAATATGCCTCTTTTGAAGAGACCAAAAAGGCGATCGAGGCCTCGGGAGCCGATTGCGTGACCGTCGCGGTGCGGCGTGTCAATATCATCGACCGTTCCCAGGAAAATCTGCTCGATTACATCGATCCGAAGGTCTATAAAATCCTTCCCAATACGGCGGGCTGTTATACAGCCGAGGAAGCGGTTCGGACAGCGCGGCTGGCGCGTTCTGCCGGTATCTCCGACATGGTCAAATTGGAAGTGATCGGCGACCCGAAGACCCTTTTCCCCGACAATGAGGCGCTCCTGGAAGCGACCCGAATTCTCGTGAAGGAAGGATTCACCGTCCTTCCTTACACCAACGACGATCCGATTATGGCGAAGAAACTTCAAGAGGCGGGGGCGGCGGTGGTCATGCCGCTGGCGGCTCCCATCGGATCGGGTCTGGGGGTCCGGAACCCTTACAATATCAGAATCATCTTGGAAACGATCTCCGTCCCAATCATTGTGGATGCAGGCGTCGGAACCGCTTCAGACGCCGCGATCGCAATGGAATTGGGCTGCGACGGTGTTTTGATGAACACGGCGATCGCCGGCGCGGAGAATCCGATCCAAATGGCTGAAGCGATGAATTACGCTGTTCGTGCCGGACGACTCGCCTATCTGGCAGGGAGAATTCCGAAAAAACTCTATGCTCAAGCGAGCAGTCCTGTTGAAGGGATGATCGAGTAA
- the thiE gene encoding thiamine phosphate synthase — MPSIDFKVYLISDRTKTLGRPLSQVIGEAGRAGIAAVQFREKDLTLREQFEFASEIRSAAKQHKMQFFVNDRVDLCLALDAEGVHLPSSGFPVTVAREILGGSKLIGVSCHSMEEVQRAEWEGADFALLGPVYDTPSKRAYGLPLGIDVFKKVRRSAAIPLFAIGGVDRSKLKEVIDAGADGVAVISAILSSPDVYRECRLLMDEMKRLQGV; from the coding sequence ATGCCTTCAATCGACTTTAAAGTCTACCTGATCAGTGATCGCACAAAAACGCTCGGCCGTCCCTTGTCCCAGGTCATCGGAGAGGCGGGCCGCGCGGGCATCGCGGCGGTTCAGTTCCGAGAAAAAGATCTCACGCTTCGGGAGCAGTTCGAATTCGCCTCGGAGATTCGCTCTGCCGCCAAGCAGCACAAGATGCAGTTTTTTGTGAATGATCGAGTCGATCTCTGCCTGGCCCTCGATGCGGAAGGGGTGCATCTTCCTTCCTCGGGCTTTCCGGTGACCGTTGCGAGAGAGATTCTGGGAGGGAGCAAATTGATCGGCGTCTCTTGTCACTCCATGGAGGAGGTTCAGCGGGCGGAGTGGGAAGGGGCTGATTTCGCCCTCCTGGGGCCGGTGTATGACACCCCTTCGAAACGTGCTTACGGTCTTCCTCTCGGAATCGACGTTTTTAAAAAGGTGCGGCGGTCCGCCGCGATTCCACTTTTTGCGATCGGCGGCGTGGATCGCTCAAAACTAAAAGAGGTGATCGATGCGGGGGCCGATGGAGTCGCTGTGATCTCGGCGATTCTCTCTTCGCCCGACGTATATCGAGAGTGTCGACTGCTGATGGACGAGATGAAGCGGCTGCAAGGTGTGTAA
- the arc gene encoding proteasome ATPase, with protein MKKLSEQFGGGDSETKIIEYEREIEKLLVQVASMEQELKELRQSRTQLEQAFKQNEKLAATLVEAKNQIEALKKEVEKLTTPPSSYAIFSGANEDGTVNVFVAGRKMKVNIHPNISIRDLKKGQQVLLNEALNAIEACEFDVQGEVVRIKDLLENHRAIVTLRAEEERVVELADPLMRERLSVGDHLLYDVRSGYVLEKLPKSEIEEVVLEEIPDVTYDHIGGLEEQIELVRDAVELPFLHPEVFAEHKLLPPKGILLYGPPGCGKTLIAKAVAASIARKLGDRSGREMRSFFLHVKGPELLNKYVGESERQIREVFKKAKERAEAGHPVIVFFDEMDALFRTRGSGISSDMEATIVPQFLSEIDGVERLRNVIVIGASNRQDLLDPAILRAGRLDIKIKIERPDKKAAVKIFHKYLTRDLPYHPEELERNEGDSVKVAERLIHESVEEMYSVREENKFLEVTYANGEKETFFFKDFSSGAMIEGVVSRAKKHAIKRMLESGVKGLKQEDLIRAIKDEFKENEDLPNTTNPDDWAKIAGRKSEKIIHVRTMAGRATADAKKIETVTTGHYL; from the coding sequence ATGAAAAAACTCTCTGAACAATTCGGCGGCGGCGACTCGGAAACCAAGATCATCGAGTACGAGCGGGAAATAGAGAAACTTCTCGTTCAAGTGGCCTCGATGGAGCAAGAGTTGAAGGAGCTTCGCCAGTCGCGCACTCAGCTGGAGCAGGCCTTCAAGCAAAATGAAAAGCTTGCGGCGACCCTCGTCGAAGCAAAAAATCAGATCGAGGCGCTGAAGAAAGAAGTCGAAAAGCTGACGACCCCTCCCTCCAGCTATGCCATTTTCTCCGGCGCGAACGAGGACGGCACCGTGAACGTCTTCGTCGCCGGGCGGAAGATGAAGGTGAATATCCATCCGAACATTTCGATCCGGGATCTGAAGAAAGGACAACAGGTTCTGCTGAACGAAGCGCTCAACGCCATCGAGGCGTGCGAGTTCGACGTTCAGGGAGAGGTTGTCCGGATCAAGGACCTTCTCGAGAACCATCGCGCGATCGTCACGCTCCGAGCCGAAGAGGAGCGCGTGGTCGAATTAGCCGATCCGTTGATGCGGGAGCGGTTGTCGGTCGGCGATCATCTCCTCTATGATGTTCGCTCCGGCTATGTTTTGGAGAAACTTCCGAAATCGGAGATCGAAGAGGTCGTTTTGGAAGAGATTCCCGATGTAACCTATGATCACATCGGCGGACTCGAAGAACAGATTGAATTGGTGAGAGACGCCGTGGAGCTCCCTTTCCTCCACCCGGAAGTCTTTGCCGAGCATAAGCTGCTTCCTCCGAAGGGGATTTTGCTCTATGGCCCTCCCGGATGCGGTAAAACGCTGATCGCTAAAGCGGTGGCCGCCTCTATCGCTCGGAAGTTGGGAGATCGTTCCGGAAGAGAGATGCGAAGCTTCTTCCTTCACGTCAAAGGTCCTGAGCTTTTGAATAAATATGTCGGGGAGAGCGAGCGCCAAATCCGGGAGGTCTTCAAAAAAGCGAAAGAGCGCGCCGAGGCAGGGCACCCGGTGATTGTCTTCTTCGACGAAATGGACGCGCTCTTCCGGACCCGGGGAAGCGGCATCTCTTCGGATATGGAGGCGACGATCGTTCCGCAATTCTTGTCGGAAATCGATGGGGTCGAGCGCCTTCGCAATGTGATCGTCATCGGAGCAAGCAATCGGCAAGATCTACTCGACCCGGCGATCCTTCGGGCGGGGCGGCTTGACATTAAAATTAAAATCGAGCGGCCCGATAAAAAGGCGGCCGTCAAGATCTTCCATAAATACTTGACCCGGGACCTTCCCTATCATCCGGAAGAGCTCGAACGCAACGAGGGCGATTCAGTCAAGGTCGCCGAGCGGCTTATCCACGAGTCCGTTGAAGAGATGTACAGCGTCCGCGAGGAGAACAAATTCCTTGAGGTCACCTATGCGAACGGCGAGAAAGAGACCTTCTTCTTCAAAGATTTCTCGAGCGGCGCGATGATTGAAGGGGTCGTTTCCCGGGCGAAGAAACATGCCATCAAGCGGATGCTTGAGTCCGGCGTGAAAGGGTTGAAGCAGGAAGATCTGATCCGCGCGATCAAAGATGAATTTAAGGAGAACGAGGATCTTCCAAACACGACGAACCCGGATGATTGGGCGAAAATCGCCGGAAGAAAGAGTGAAAAGATCATCCACGTTCGCACGATGGCTGGAAGAGCGACCGCCGACGCCAAAAAGATTGAAACCGTGACGACAGGACACTATCTATGA
- the dop gene encoding depupylase/deamidase Dop, which translates to MKRILGTETEFGIASKNSESIDPVSNSIFLINSYPYLPSSSAFWDYENENPLLDARGFEADGERERPGPEYNRLLNKLLPNGGRLYVDGAHPEYSTPECTNARDLVAFEKAGERILETCLEMASRLKPGESRFSIYKNNTDSKGNSYGYHENYLVSREVPFEKIVAQLTPFFVTRQVFAGAGKVGSENKTESAAYQISQRADFFEVWVDLNTMVKRPIINTRDEPHADTARFRRLHVIVGDANMSEFTTYLKVGTAALVLAMIEEGREVQGVELENPVRSIKEISRDLTLKKKMKLLRGEEWSAIEIQRAYLEQAEVHFAKSDDPVTHDLLEKWRMVLDKLQEDPMQLSRHIDWVIKKELIESYMQRKGCDWRDPRVSMMDLQYHDVTQGKGLYYALERGNYVERIVSENTISDAQNNPPEDTRAYFRGSCLKKFPKEVYAASWSSILFDTGNNSIKRVPLMDPLKGSRALVGPLLDGARTIEELLAIIAT; encoded by the coding sequence ATGAAGAGAATATTGGGCACAGAGACGGAGTTTGGAATCGCCTCCAAAAATTCTGAATCAATAGATCCTGTTTCAAATTCCATTTTTTTAATCAACAGCTACCCTTACCTCCCCTCCTCGTCTGCGTTTTGGGATTACGAGAATGAGAATCCCCTGCTCGACGCGCGCGGTTTCGAAGCCGACGGCGAACGCGAGCGGCCCGGCCCGGAATATAACCGTCTCCTCAACAAGCTTTTACCGAATGGCGGGCGGCTCTATGTCGACGGGGCGCATCCGGAATACTCAACCCCCGAGTGCACCAATGCCAGAGATCTGGTCGCTTTCGAAAAGGCGGGCGAGCGCATTTTGGAAACCTGCCTCGAGATGGCAAGCCGCTTGAAACCGGGTGAGAGTCGTTTCTCGATTTACAAAAATAACACGGACAGCAAGGGGAACAGTTACGGCTACCATGAAAACTACCTGGTGTCGCGGGAAGTCCCCTTCGAGAAGATCGTGGCACAGTTGACCCCCTTTTTTGTGACGCGACAGGTGTTCGCGGGGGCGGGGAAGGTCGGCTCCGAAAACAAAACCGAGTCGGCCGCTTATCAGATTTCGCAACGGGCGGACTTCTTCGAGGTCTGGGTCGACCTGAATACCATGGTCAAGCGGCCGATCATCAATACGCGCGATGAGCCGCATGCCGATACCGCTCGTTTCCGGCGGCTGCATGTCATCGTCGGCGATGCCAACATGTCGGAGTTTACCACCTATCTTAAGGTCGGCACCGCTGCGCTGGTGCTCGCCATGATCGAAGAGGGGCGGGAAGTGCAAGGGGTCGAACTTGAGAACCCGGTCCGATCGATTAAAGAGATCTCTCGCGATTTGACCCTGAAGAAAAAAATGAAGCTCTTGCGGGGGGAGGAATGGAGCGCGATTGAAATTCAGAGGGCCTACCTGGAGCAGGCGGAGGTCCACTTCGCCAAGAGCGACGATCCGGTGACCCACGATCTTCTTGAAAAATGGCGGATGGTGCTCGATAAGCTGCAAGAAGATCCGATGCAGCTTTCAAGGCATATTGATTGGGTGATTAAAAAAGAGCTCATTGAATCCTATATGCAGCGGAAAGGATGTGATTGGAGAGATCCGCGCGTGTCGATGATGGATCTTCAATATCACGATGTGACGCAGGGCAAAGGATTGTACTACGCGCTCGAGCGGGGCAATTATGTCGAGCGGATTGTTTCGGAAAACACCATTTCCGATGCCCAGAACAATCCGCCCGAGGATACACGCGCTTACTTTCGCGGGAGCTGCCTCAAAAAGTTTCCGAAAGAGGTCTACGCGGCGAGCTGGAGCTCCATCTTATTTGATACCGGAAACAACAGTATTAAAAGAGTTCCACTGATGGACCCTCTCAAAGGGAGTCGCGCCCTGGTGGGGCCTTTGTTGGACGGGGCCAGAACCATCGAGGAATTGCTCGCCATTATCGCAACATAA